The window AGCCGCCGCTCCGTGGCCGAGCTGGAGCGGCGCTTCAGCCGCCTCGGCTTCCGCGGCGTCCGTGCCGAGCACGTCTTCAGCTCCGCGCTCTGCTCCGCGCTCTTCCTCCGCCAGCGCCTCCTCGGCGGCGGGGGGAACGGGAGCGGGGGCGGCCGCGTCTTCGTGCTGGGCGGCGAGGGGCTGCGCGGCGAGGTGCGCGACGCCGGCCTGCGCCTGGCGGGCGAGGGCGACCCCGGCGCCGCCGAGCCGGTGCGCGCCGTCCTGGTGGGCTACGACGACCAGTTCACCTTCGCCAAGCTGGCGCAGGCCTGCGGCTACCTGCGCGACCCGCAGTGCCTCCTGGTGGCCACCGACCCCGACCCCTGGCACCCGCTCAGCGACGGCCAGCGCACCCCCGGTGAGCCCGCGCTCCCCTCCCTTGCTGCcccggggggtgcggggggccgAGGCCGGCGGCGGGGTTGGCCTCGGTTGGGGTTCGCCGTCCCAGGCCCAGGCGAGGCGGGTCCCTGAGCGTCAGGACGGGCGGAGCTGCCCTCACGATCCCAGCCGGCTCCCGAAGCCGCGTTGCCAGCACCCCGCTGGCCGTCACCCCGCTGGCTCGTCCTCTGGCTACCCGGGGAGCGGAGCTGCCCGCGGCTGGCTGGCCCGtggctatttctttttctcctcctttcccccctccAGGGACTGGCAGCCTCACAGCCGCAGTGGAAACCGCTTCGGGCCGCAAGGCGCTGGTGGTGGGGAAACCAAACACGTACATGTTTGATTGCATCGTAGAGCGTTTTGGTGTCGACCCATCTCGCACCCTCATGGTGGGAGACCGCCTGGAGACAGATATCCTCTTCGGCAAGA of the Falco cherrug isolate bFalChe1 chromosome 5, bFalChe1.pri, whole genome shotgun sequence genome contains:
- the PDXP gene encoding chronophin, whose product is MASCRRLSGAGLREVLGPAQGLLFDCDGVLWAGERAVPGAPELLERLRRSGKAALFVSNNSRRSVAELERRFSRLGFRGVRAEHVFSSALCSALFLRQRLLGGGGNGSGGGRVFVLGGEGLRGEVRDAGLRLAGEGDPGAAEPVRAVLVGYDDQFTFAKLAQACGYLRDPQCLLVATDPDPWHPLSDGQRTPGTGSLTAAVETASGRKALVVGKPNTYMFDCIVERFGVDPSRTLMVGDRLETDILFGKNCGLSTILTLTGVSRLEEAQAYMASDSAAAKALVPNYYVDSIADLIPGLDE